One genomic window of Bacillus mycoides includes the following:
- a CDS encoding RNA polymerase sigma factor, protein MEEKQLIEKAQQGSEHAFRILVQTYRHYIFQVIFSILRHEEDAKDVTQEVFVKIHTSLPNYQFRGLKTWMARIATNHAIDYKRKKARENEELSLCKETEENIKSSHNIEALLLTKEQKLLIAQKLRELPENYRDVVLAHYLEEKSYQEIAFQENIEVKTVEMKLYRARKWIKKHWKEEEFL, encoded by the coding sequence ATTGAGGAAAAACAATTAATTGAAAAAGCACAACAAGGAAGTGAACATGCTTTTCGTATCCTTGTACAAACATATCGTCATTATATTTTCCAAGTTATCTTTTCTATTTTAAGACATGAAGAAGATGCTAAAGATGTTACACAAGAAGTATTCGTAAAAATTCACACCTCTCTCCCTAATTATCAATTTCGCGGATTAAAAACGTGGATGGCACGTATTGCTACCAATCACGCTATTGATTATAAGAGGAAAAAAGCTAGAGAAAACGAAGAACTCTCCTTATGTAAAGAAACTGAAGAAAATATAAAATCCTCTCATAATATTGAGGCTTTATTATTGACGAAAGAGCAAAAATTACTCATTGCTCAAAAGCTAAGAGAACTACCCGAAAATTACCGTGACGTCGTTCTCGCACATTATTTAGAGGAAAAAAGTTATCAAGAAATTGCTTTTCAGGAAAATATCGAAGTGAAAACAGTCGAAATGAAACTGTATCGGGCAAGAAAATGGATTAAAAAACATTGGAAGGAGGAAGAGTTTCTATGA
- a CDS encoding response regulator transcription factor: MKIKILIADDNSFIREGMKIILNTYEEFEVLDTVNDGKEAVAYCKKHEVDIALLDVRMPNMNGVEATKLICEETKTKPLILTTFDDDEYILDAVKNGAKGYLLKNNDPERIRDAIKGVYNGQTVMQDVVLDKIKSNLMESKEEESKIDKSLFTERELSIIALIAKGFSNKEISKQLFISEGTIANYITSVLGKTGLEHRTQIAIYYLTGKVD, encoded by the coding sequence ATGAAAATTAAAATATTAATAGCCGATGATAATTCTTTTATTAGAGAAGGCATGAAAATTATTTTAAATACATACGAAGAATTCGAAGTGTTAGATACTGTAAATGATGGAAAAGAGGCTGTAGCGTATTGTAAAAAGCATGAAGTTGATATTGCCCTTTTAGATGTTCGTATGCCAAACATGAACGGGGTAGAGGCGACGAAGTTAATTTGTGAAGAGACGAAAACGAAACCGCTTATTTTAACGACATTTGATGATGATGAATATATTTTGGACGCAGTAAAAAACGGAGCGAAAGGTTATTTATTAAAAAATAATGATCCGGAGCGTATTCGTGATGCAATAAAAGGCGTATATAACGGCCAAACTGTCATGCAAGATGTAGTGCTTGATAAAATTAAGTCTAATTTAATGGAAAGTAAAGAGGAAGAATCTAAAATTGATAAGAGTCTTTTTACAGAAAGAGAGCTTAGTATTATCGCATTAATTGCGAAAGGTTTCTCAAATAAAGAAATTTCGAAGCAACTTTTCATATCTGAAGGAACGATTGCAAATTATATTACATCAGTTTTAGGGAAAACTGGACTAGAACATCGCACGCAAATTGCGATTTATTACTTAACAGGGAAAGTAGATTAA
- a CDS encoding sensor histidine kinase, with the protein MEFWLTVSKLIVFIYIVFSYIHSNVANLPWFIFTLLIYLSVNVMISILKNDTYKRVLICVSIGVIMLFTWKVHPFFILFLPLNLYEITSNYIERKWQLFFIMMLPIIFTNESIQMTYGLIVAFSFLILTMADRYIARVLKLESQNDKMRKDMQRLTKSLHENKEYIRQSEYTFKLEERNRLSQEIHDKIGHSMTGALIQMEAAKRLMEIDKVKSAELLQNAIHISKDGIESIRITLKNMKPPTEQIGIHRMKLFIEEFAGKHDVNIPFVYKGNLDMISPIQWKIIGENVTEALTNTMKYADATVISIDIHVLNKMIKVQVKDNGKGAALVKKGLGIMGMEERTASVNGKIIVNGTSGFSVTMLLPI; encoded by the coding sequence ATGGAATTTTGGTTAACTGTAAGTAAATTAATTGTATTTATATATATTGTGTTTAGTTACATTCACTCAAATGTTGCAAACTTACCATGGTTTATATTTACGCTACTTATATATCTTTCTGTAAACGTAATGATCTCTATATTAAAAAACGATACGTATAAAAGGGTTTTAATTTGCGTGTCAATTGGCGTAATTATGTTATTTACATGGAAGGTTCATCCGTTTTTTATTTTGTTTTTACCGTTGAACTTATACGAAATTACATCAAATTATATCGAGAGGAAATGGCAGCTCTTTTTCATTATGATGCTTCCTATTATTTTTACAAATGAAAGTATTCAAATGACATATGGATTAATTGTTGCATTTTCTTTTCTCATTTTAACTATGGCAGATCGCTACATCGCTCGTGTATTAAAGCTTGAATCACAAAATGATAAGATGCGAAAAGATATGCAGCGACTGACGAAAAGCTTACATGAAAATAAAGAGTACATAAGGCAATCGGAGTACACATTTAAGTTAGAAGAGAGAAATCGGTTATCACAAGAAATTCATGATAAAATTGGTCACTCGATGACGGGTGCACTTATTCAAATGGAAGCAGCGAAGAGACTGATGGAAATAGATAAAGTAAAATCTGCGGAGTTATTACAAAATGCAATTCATATTTCGAAAGATGGAATTGAAAGCATTCGGATTACATTAAAAAATATGAAGCCACCAACAGAGCAAATTGGCATTCACCGCATGAAATTATTCATAGAGGAATTTGCCGGTAAGCATGATGTGAACATTCCTTTCGTATATAAAGGTAACTTAGATATGATCTCTCCAATTCAGTGGAAGATTATCGGTGAAAATGTTACGGAGGCACTAACAAATACGATGAAATACGCTGATGCGACAGTCATTTCAATAGATATTCATGTACTTAATAAGATGATCAAAGTACAAGTGAAGGATAATGGAAAAGGTGCAGCTCTTGTTAAAAAAGGCCTCGGCATTATGGGGATGGAGGAGAGAACAGCGTCTGTAAACGGGAAAATTATTGTAAATGGTACAAGTGGTTTTTCAGTAACAATGTTGTTGCCGATATAG
- a CDS encoding ABC transporter ATP-binding protein, with product MNTLEIKNLTKKFGDFIAVDNMSLSIKEGEIFGFLGSNGAGKSTTINMIAGLLRSNEGEISILGKNIKKHNRFAKMNIGIVPQDIAIYEELTAYENVKFFAGLYGLRGAELKARVEEALQFVGLSDKHKSYPKNFSGGMKRRLNIACAIAHRPKLIIMDEPTVGIDPQSRNYILQSVRKLNEMGSTIIYTSHYMEEVEEICTKIAIVDHGKVIAEGTKEQLKAIITDTKDIWIEVKSVENLDVEKLKEISGVKAVQIEENVIKVNSDAGLNNLNKIIQHFINHDIEIRSLEEQAPNLETVFLTLTGRNLRDK from the coding sequence ATGAATACATTGGAAATTAAAAATTTAACGAAAAAATTTGGTGACTTCATCGCGGTAGATAATATGTCTTTATCTATTAAAGAAGGAGAAATATTTGGCTTTTTAGGGTCAAATGGTGCTGGTAAGAGTACAACGATAAATATGATTGCTGGGTTATTAAGAAGTAATGAAGGCGAAATCAGCATATTAGGAAAAAATATAAAGAAACATAATCGATTTGCGAAGATGAACATCGGTATTGTTCCGCAAGATATTGCGATTTATGAAGAGTTAACTGCCTATGAAAATGTGAAATTCTTTGCCGGATTGTACGGATTAAGAGGTGCTGAACTAAAAGCGAGAGTAGAGGAAGCACTTCAATTTGTGGGGCTTAGTGATAAACATAAAAGTTACCCGAAAAACTTTTCTGGCGGTATGAAAAGAAGGCTGAATATCGCTTGTGCAATTGCACATAGACCGAAGTTAATTATTATGGATGAACCGACAGTTGGAATTGATCCGCAGTCAAGGAACTACATTCTTCAGTCTGTCCGAAAATTAAATGAAATGGGAAGTACGATTATTTATACAAGTCACTACATGGAAGAAGTAGAAGAGATTTGTACGAAAATAGCAATTGTAGATCACGGTAAAGTAATTGCAGAAGGAACGAAAGAACAGTTAAAAGCGATTATTACTGACACGAAAGATATTTGGATCGAAGTGAAGTCCGTAGAAAATTTAGACGTAGAAAAATTAAAAGAGATAAGCGGTGTGAAAGCTGTTCAAATTGAAGAGAACGTAATTAAAGTAAACTCTGATGCAGGATTAAACAATTTAAATAAAATTATTCAACACTTTATTAATCACGACATTGAAATTCGCTCGTTAGAAGAGCAGGCTCCGAATTTAGAAACTGTATTCCTTACGTTGACTGGAAGAAACTTACGAGATAAATAA
- a CDS encoding ABC transporter permease, which produces MNIFNIAVMHIKRDFRDVRTLVFMLAFPIVLMLVLGTALSNAFNSDSHSIKDIQVLYKDEAGSTFSQSFEAFTKEVDKSGIHFKKASEGIDGKEEVKQNKYAAYVELNKDGAKFYGSDRSSIEGSIVEGMLTTFVDKYNVAAEVAKVDPSKVSTVILNGNHNDYIKETSLQAAKKPGSMDYYAVVMTTMIALYAAMGASFLIRGERIRKTGDRLIAAPISKAEIFIGKVLGSLVANALCLLLVVLFSKFVFQANWGDHLGIIFIILLTEVFLAISFGLGIGYITKTGEASRAIIMVVVQLASIFGGAYFVVEENVVTNLSPLTWANTAIMKIIYANDIGAALPVISLNLGISAIFLLIAIIALRRREGL; this is translated from the coding sequence TTGAACATCTTTAATATTGCAGTGATGCACATTAAAAGAGATTTCAGGGACGTAAGAACTTTAGTTTTTATGTTAGCATTTCCGATTGTGCTTATGCTTGTATTAGGAACAGCGTTAAGTAACGCATTTAATAGCGATAGTCATTCGATTAAAGATATACAAGTGCTATACAAAGATGAAGCGGGAAGCACGTTTTCTCAATCATTTGAAGCATTTACGAAAGAGGTCGATAAATCGGGTATCCATTTTAAAAAAGCTTCCGAAGGTATAGATGGGAAAGAAGAAGTGAAGCAAAATAAATATGCTGCATATGTAGAATTGAATAAAGATGGTGCGAAATTTTATGGAAGCGACAGAAGTAGTATTGAAGGAAGTATTGTTGAAGGAATGCTTACGACATTTGTTGATAAGTACAATGTAGCGGCAGAAGTTGCAAAAGTAGATCCAAGTAAGGTTAGCACAGTTATTTTAAATGGAAATCATAATGATTATATTAAAGAAACATCTTTACAAGCTGCTAAAAAACCAGGTTCTATGGATTACTATGCGGTTGTAATGACAACGATGATAGCACTGTATGCTGCAATGGGGGCGAGTTTTTTAATTCGAGGAGAACGAATACGTAAAACAGGAGATCGTCTCATTGCGGCACCTATAAGTAAAGCTGAAATTTTCATTGGGAAAGTGCTCGGAAGTCTTGTAGCGAATGCACTTTGTCTATTACTAGTCGTTTTATTTAGTAAATTTGTTTTTCAAGCAAATTGGGGCGACCATCTTGGAATCATATTTATTATTTTACTAACAGAAGTCTTTCTAGCAATTAGCTTCGGTTTAGGAATCGGATATATTACAAAAACAGGTGAGGCATCTAGAGCAATTATTATGGTTGTTGTGCAATTAGCTTCTATTTTTGGCGGTGCTTATTTCGTGGTGGAAGAAAATGTCGTTACGAATTTATCGCCATTAACGTGGGCCAATACAGCCATTATGAAAATTATTTATGCAAATGACATAGGAGCAGCACTGCCGGTTATTTCTTTAAATCTTGGAATTTCAGCAATCTTTTTATTAATTGCGATTATCGCATTACGTAGACGGGAGGGGCTGTAA
- a CDS encoding ABC transporter permease, whose translation MKDILWLIRKTLAALLKNKKGLLLIVSLPIIGTLISFSIYGNVGQGTLNIGVINKENQPIANDTVKFLEGLNHVNVSKIKESEVEDKLTSKKLDGVVTLQSGFSESVRAGKPSHIEVSSIKGDQVTVFIKSYLYNYVDNITAISKVAGADQSTFDSMYAGYQKGSFKVKAETLEDTSKNKDMTNQTIGYLIMFMLFSAANLSGIILKEKENRTYFRLLSTPIDGKKFILSNVAVNMIILTVQIVIAVLFMKYVFHTNINMPFTVMIGVLMIFALIAIGLSLVIVSFAKNSTASNAMQNVVIVPTCLLAGCYFPYDIMPKTVQKIANFLPQRWLMDTITKLQQGIPFADLYLNILILFAFAIAFFLIAIYKFGRNNDARNFV comes from the coding sequence ATGAAAGATATTTTATGGCTCATACGAAAAACATTAGCTGCGCTTTTAAAAAATAAAAAAGGATTATTACTTATTGTAAGTTTGCCGATAATAGGAACACTCATTTCTTTTTCAATATATGGGAATGTAGGGCAAGGAACGTTAAATATTGGGGTTATAAATAAAGAAAATCAGCCTATCGCAAATGATACAGTGAAATTTTTAGAAGGACTCAATCATGTAAATGTTAGTAAAATTAAGGAATCTGAAGTAGAAGATAAACTCACTTCAAAAAAACTTGATGGTGTTGTTACATTACAGTCTGGTTTTTCCGAAAGTGTTCGAGCAGGGAAACCGAGTCATATTGAAGTTTCATCGATTAAAGGTGATCAAGTAACAGTATTTATAAAATCATATTTATATAACTATGTTGATAATATCACTGCGATTAGTAAAGTGGCAGGGGCGGATCAAAGTACGTTTGATAGTATGTACGCTGGTTATCAAAAAGGTTCATTTAAAGTAAAAGCAGAGACACTTGAAGATACTTCGAAAAATAAGGATATGACAAATCAAACGATTGGTTATCTTATCATGTTTATGCTATTTTCGGCAGCGAATTTATCTGGAATTATTTTAAAAGAAAAAGAGAACAGAACGTATTTTAGATTATTATCGACACCGATAGATGGAAAGAAATTTATATTATCTAATGTCGCGGTGAATATGATTATACTAACAGTGCAAATTGTAATTGCCGTATTATTTATGAAGTATGTTTTTCATACAAATATAAATATGCCTTTCACAGTGATGATTGGTGTACTCATGATATTTGCTTTAATCGCAATTGGTTTGTCTTTAGTAATTGTGTCTTTTGCGAAAAATTCAACTGCTTCAAATGCGATGCAAAATGTCGTCATTGTACCGACATGTTTATTAGCGGGATGCTATTTCCCATATGATATCATGCCGAAAACGGTACAAAAAATAGCTAATTTTTTACCGCAACGCTGGCTAATGGACACGATTACGAAATTACAGCAAGGAATTCCGTTTGCAGATTTGTATTTAAATATTTTAATCTTATTCGCCTTTGCGATAGCATTCT